A genomic segment from Saprospiraceae bacterium encodes:
- a CDS encoding carboxy terminal-processing peptidase, producing MKRRAVGFISLLSLALLVAAFYPPVVNEAEKESLILNVLLTVMEQVHFEPKALNDDFSKQAFKNYLESLDGGKRYFLQSEVDQLKAYELQLDDEAKNKSLAFFDLSLSLYDNGLKRSERIYRELIDQPFDLKNEEKIELDGDKRAFAKDEAALKDYWRKYIEYQIVAKAEQKLAEQANFKEGVARKSESEIIAESIKETKTLFDEWFDRMGRLRRSDRFETYLNTFTHLFDPHSSYLSPKDKADFDMEMGGRLEGIGARLQQNGDFVKISSLVPGGPAWKGKELEVDDVITKVTQKGEEGVDVLGMRVDDVAQMVRGKKGTIVILTVRKKDGSLQDIVIEREEVILDESFARSVMLDLNEDVKDIGYIKLPKFYSTFDGDNSCAADVKKEIEKLKRLNAKGIILDLRDNLGGSLPDVVDMSGLFIEDGPIVQVKSRDKKPYVYDDEDPNVVYDGPLIVMVNTLSASASEILAAALQDYKRAVIVGGNSTYGKATVQRFIDLDRVIKGASDIKPLGTVKLTFQKFYRINGTSNQLRGVIPDIILPDQYTDMDIGEKEYENALSWSEVEPVSYTQDVCTLPDLATLKAKSAQRVQANPTFSLIQENNLRRKRNTDESVYALALDEFVRYRKEKTEEAKKYKDIMKAPVPGLHIEILPMDTAYIQADPSRIARSEDWVKQMQRDIYLEETLHIMKDLMVAGGRK from the coding sequence ATGAAAAGGAGAGCAGTTGGATTTATCAGTTTATTATCACTGGCCCTATTGGTAGCGGCATTTTACCCACCAGTTGTAAATGAAGCGGAAAAAGAAAGCTTGATCTTGAATGTATTATTGACGGTCATGGAGCAGGTACATTTTGAGCCCAAAGCCCTGAATGATGATTTTTCCAAACAAGCATTCAAAAATTACTTGGAAAGCCTGGATGGTGGTAAACGCTATTTTCTCCAAAGCGAAGTAGACCAATTAAAAGCCTATGAGCTGCAGTTGGATGATGAGGCTAAAAACAAGTCGCTTGCTTTTTTTGATTTATCCTTGTCATTGTACGATAATGGATTGAAAAGAAGTGAACGAATTTACAGGGAATTGATCGACCAACCGTTCGACTTAAAAAATGAGGAAAAGATCGAATTGGATGGCGACAAAAGAGCTTTCGCCAAAGATGAAGCCGCTTTAAAAGATTATTGGCGAAAATATATTGAATACCAGATCGTAGCCAAAGCGGAGCAGAAGTTAGCAGAGCAAGCCAATTTTAAAGAGGGTGTGGCCCGTAAAAGTGAATCGGAGATCATCGCCGAATCGATCAAAGAAACAAAAACCTTGTTTGATGAGTGGTTTGATCGCATGGGGAGGCTCCGGCGTTCAGATCGATTTGAAACCTACTTGAATACATTTACGCATTTGTTCGACCCGCATTCTTCTTATTTAAGCCCGAAAGACAAGGCAGATTTCGACATGGAAATGGGCGGTCGATTGGAAGGAATTGGGGCTAGGTTGCAGCAAAATGGAGATTTCGTGAAGATTTCTTCCCTGGTACCTGGCGGCCCAGCCTGGAAAGGCAAAGAATTGGAGGTAGATGATGTCATCACCAAAGTAACCCAAAAAGGAGAGGAAGGGGTTGATGTGTTGGGTATGCGGGTAGATGACGTGGCCCAAATGGTCCGCGGAAAAAAGGGGACCATCGTCATCCTAACTGTTCGCAAAAAGGATGGTTCTTTGCAAGATATTGTTATTGAACGGGAAGAAGTGATCCTGGACGAATCTTTCGCCCGTTCTGTGATGTTGGATTTAAACGAGGACGTAAAAGATATTGGTTATATCAAACTCCCCAAATTTTACTCCACTTTTGATGGGGATAATAGTTGCGCAGCAGATGTGAAAAAGGAGATAGAGAAATTAAAACGCCTAAATGCCAAAGGGATTATACTTGATTTGCGAGATAACCTGGGTGGTTCCTTACCTGATGTGGTGGACATGAGTGGCTTGTTCATCGAAGATGGCCCCATTGTACAGGTCAAATCAAGAGATAAAAAACCGTATGTTTATGATGATGAAGACCCCAATGTTGTCTATGATGGCCCTCTGATTGTCATGGTAAATACCCTCAGCGCCTCTGCGTCCGAGATTTTGGCCGCCGCCTTGCAAGACTATAAACGAGCCGTAATTGTTGGTGGCAATTCTACCTATGGCAAAGCCACCGTCCAACGCTTTATTGACCTGGATAGGGTTATTAAAGGGGCTTCGGATATCAAGCCTTTAGGTACTGTCAAGCTGACTTTCCAGAAGTTTTATCGCATCAATGGCACCTCTAATCAATTGAGAGGAGTGATCCCGGATATTATTCTTCCAGACCAATATACCGATATGGACATTGGGGAAAAAGAATATGAAAATGCATTGAGCTGGTCAGAAGTAGAGCCGGTTAGCTATACCCAAGATGTTTGTACCTTGCCTGATTTAGCAACCCTAAAAGCTAAAAGTGCACAACGAGTGCAAGCTAATCCAACTTTTTCCCTTATTCAGGAGAATAATTTGCGTCGAAAAAGAAATACCGATGAGAGTGTTTATGCTTTGGCTTTAGATGAATTTGTTAGGTACCGTAAGGAAAAAACAGAAGAAGCAAAAAAATATAAAGACATTATGAAAGCGCCTGTACCAGGCTTGCATATCGAAATACTACCTATGGATACGGCTTACATTCAGGCGGATCCTTCTCGGATAGCCCGCAGTGAGGATTGGGTCAAACAAATGCAACGCGATATTTATTTGGAAGAGACCCTCCATATCATGAAAGATTTGATGGTCGCTGGCGGTCGTAAATAA